Below is a window of Leucobacter chromiiresistens DNA.
GTCGACGATGATGTCGCCGGGCTCGAACACCTCGACGAGGGCGTCGATCGTCGCGTCGGTGGCCGCGCCCGCCTGCACCATGATGATCGCGGTGCGCGGCTTCTGCAGCGAGGCTGCGAACTCCGCGTAGCTGAACGCGGGCACGAACCCGGCCTCGGGGTGGGCGGCGACGAGCGCCTCGGTGCGCTGCGGGCTGCGGTTGAACACCGCCACGGTGTTGCCCTCGCGGCTCGCCAGATTGCGCGAGAGGTTCGCGCCCATCACGGCGAGGCCGACGACTCCGATGTTCGCTGCGGCTTCAGTCACGCTCGCTCCTTCGTTCATGCGTCAGTGTGTGGGGTGCGCGCGGCGCGGCTGCGCGCGAGCTGTTCGAGTACTCGGCCGTACATCACGTCTTCGCCCAGGCCGCGCAGCTCCTCCGCGAGGCACTCGCTGAGGGTGCGGCGCGGCAGCACGATCTGGTGCGTGGGCTGGCCCGGCTGGCTGAGTGCGGCGTGCACGGGCGACAGGCGCTTGAGCACGGCGTCGCCGGTGCTGCGGCGCAGAGTCACCGAGTGCAGCCCCTCCGCGTGCAACTCGCGCGCGAGCAGCGTGCAGGTGGTCGGCACGCCGAGCGAGAGCTCGAGCCACGCGGCCAGCAGCTCCGTCGAGGGCGACGCCTCGGAGCCGACGACCTCGACGGCGGTGACGGGCTCGAAGGGCGGCTGATCGAGCACGGCGGCCAGGTACTCCCGCCACCGCGTCAACCGGGTCCACGCGAGATCGGTGTCGCCCGCCGAGTACCCGGCGACGCGCACGTCCCACCCCGAACCGCCGGGTGCCGCAGCGTCGGTGATCCGGCGCTGGCCGATGCGGCCGAGCGGATCGGCGCCCGGGCGATCCGGAGCCTCCTCGGGCCACCAGACCGCGACCGGCGCGTCGGGCAGCAGCAGGCCCGTGACGAGCGCCTCGACGCCGCTCGCGACCTCCCCCGAGGCCCGCAGCACGATGACATCGCTCGCGCCCGCGTCGGCACCGACGCGGATCTCGGCGTCGAGCCGCGCCTCCGCCTCCGGGCGGCTGAGCAGCACGATGACGCGCATCGGGTGCTCGCTCGACGCGTGATTCGCGGCGGCGATCGCCTGCTCGTCCAGGTCGCCGGATGCGGAGATCACCAGCGTCAGCACATGGCCGAGCGCCGACACCCCGCTCTCCTGCCGCATGGAGACAAGTCGGCGCGTCACCGCGCTGACGGTCGTATCGGGCAGACTCTCGATCATGGGCGCCTCCAAGTGCGACCGTCTCGGGCGAGCATCTCATCAGCCGATGCCGGGCCCCACGATCCGGGAACGTACTGCTCAACGGGTCCGTCGTGCGCCGCCCAGTGCCGCTCGACCGGGTCGAGGATGCGCCACGAGAGCTCGACCTCGGCCTGACGGGGGAACAGCGGAGCATCGCCGAGCAGCACGTCGAGGATGAGCCGCTCGTAGGCCTCGGGGCTCGCCTCGGTGAAGGCGTGGCCGTACCCGAAATCCATCGTCACATCGCGCACGCGCGTACCGCTCCCGGGCACCTTCGCGCCGAAGCGGATCGTGATCCCCTCGTCGGGCTGCACGCGGATCACGAGCGCGTTCGATCCCTGCTCGGAGCGCTGGGCCTGCGCGAACAGATTGCCCGGCTCCTTGCGGAAGACCACGGCGATCTCCGTGACGCGCCGCCCGAGGCGCTTGCCGGTGCGCAGATAGAACGGCACGCCCGTCCAGCGCCGCGTATTCACGTTGAGCTTCATCGCAGCGAACGTCTCAGTGCGCGACTGCGGGTCCATGCCCTCCTCGTCGAGGAACCCGTTGACGAGCTCGCCGCCCTGCCATCCCGAGGCGTACTGGCCGCGCGCGGTCGAGGCCTCGAGGTCGTCGGGCAGCGACACCGCCTCCAGCACCTTCTCCTTCTCGGCGCGCAGGTGCTGGGCCCCGAGGCTGATGGGCTGCTCCATCGCCGTGAGCGCGAGCAGCTGCAGCAGATGGTTCTGGATGACGTCGCGCGCCGCTCCGACGCCGTCGTAGTAGCCGGCGCGACCGCCGACGCCGATGTCCTCGGCCATCGTGATCTGCACGTGGTCGACGTAGTTGCGGTTCCATATCGGCTCGTACATCGCATTCGCGAAGCGGAGGGCCAGAATGTTCTGCACCGTCTCCTTGCCGAGGTAGTGGTCGATGCGGAAGATCGAGTCGGCGGGGAACGCCGACTCGAGCACGTCGTTCAGCTCGCGGGCCGACTTCAGATCGTGGCCGAAGGGCTTCTCGATGATCACCCGCCGCCAGCGCTGATCGTCTCCCGACCGATCCACGAGACCCGAGCTCGACAGATGCTTCGCGACCTCCGGGAAGGCCGTCGGAGGGATCGAGAGGTAGAACGCGTGGTTGCCCATGGTGCCGCGCTCGCGATCGAGCGTCTCCACCGTGTCGCGCAGCCGGTCGTACGCCTCGGGATCGCCGAACTGGCCCTGCACGAAGCGGATCCCCTCGGCGAGCTGCTGCCACGTCTCCTCGCGGAACGGCGTGCGCGCGTACTTGCGCACGGCGTCGTGCACGATCTCGGCGAAATCGCGATCCTTCCAGTCGCGCCGCGCGAACCCGACGAGCGCGAAACCGGGGGGGAGCAGGCCGCGGTTCGCGAGATCGTACACCGCGGGCATGAGCTTCTTGCGCGAGAGATCACCGGTCACGCCGAAGATCACCAGCGAGCTCGGGCCCGCGATGCGGCTCAGCCGCGGATCGTCGGCCGAGCGGAGGGGGTTGGAAGGAAGCTGCATCCCAGCCTTTCTAGAACGACGCGAACCCGGGGGCGGTCACGACGCGCCGCGGTGGTG
It encodes the following:
- a CDS encoding glucose-6-phosphate dehydrogenase assembly protein OpcA, with the protein product MIESLPDTTVSAVTRRLVSMRQESGVSALGHVLTLVISASGDLDEQAIAAANHASSEHPMRVIVLLSRPEAEARLDAEIRVGADAGASDVIVLRASGEVASGVEALVTGLLLPDAPVAVWWPEEAPDRPGADPLGRIGQRRITDAAAPGGSGWDVRVAGYSAGDTDLAWTRLTRWREYLAAVLDQPPFEPVTAVEVVGSEASPSTELLAAWLELSLGVPTTCTLLARELHAEGLHSVTLRRSTGDAVLKRLSPVHAALSQPGQPTHQIVLPRRTLSECLAEELRGLGEDVMYGRVLEQLARSRAARTPHTDA
- the zwf gene encoding glucose-6-phosphate dehydrogenase, whose translation is MQLPSNPLRSADDPRLSRIAGPSSLVIFGVTGDLSRKKLMPAVYDLANRGLLPPGFALVGFARRDWKDRDFAEIVHDAVRKYARTPFREETWQQLAEGIRFVQGQFGDPEAYDRLRDTVETLDRERGTMGNHAFYLSIPPTAFPEVAKHLSSSGLVDRSGDDQRWRRVIIEKPFGHDLKSARELNDVLESAFPADSIFRIDHYLGKETVQNILALRFANAMYEPIWNRNYVDHVQITMAEDIGVGGRAGYYDGVGAARDVIQNHLLQLLALTAMEQPISLGAQHLRAEKEKVLEAVSLPDDLEASTARGQYASGWQGGELVNGFLDEEGMDPQSRTETFAAMKLNVNTRRWTGVPFYLRTGKRLGRRVTEIAVVFRKEPGNLFAQAQRSEQGSNALVIRVQPDEGITIRFGAKVPGSGTRVRDVTMDFGYGHAFTEASPEAYERLILDVLLGDAPLFPRQAEVELSWRILDPVERHWAAHDGPVEQYVPGSWGPASADEMLARDGRTWRRP